Proteins from a single region of Chryseobacterium sp. W4I1:
- a CDS encoding AraC family transcriptional regulator, protein MKQTEKLRTLNYSGIFLSCFSDYSEKCIHSTPEHVLLYLYSGEQIIEDRGEKIIIKAGECAFIRRDHRLTMYKNSVGEELYKGISLTFSRNTLREFYSTMNRSEIPDKPQVSEKNVFKLEVRPDITSLFQSLTPYFEGNIKPTEGIVHLKLLEGIYVALNSSESLYPVLFDFTEPWKVDILGFLNENYADDLTMEQIASYTGRSLATFKRDFKKISSLTPQKWLIKKRLEAAYFKLKEEKKKVGDVYIEVGFKNPSHFSTAFKKEYGFSPTEI, encoded by the coding sequence ATGAAACAGACAGAAAAGTTGCGAACACTGAATTATTCAGGCATATTCCTGTCTTGTTTTTCTGACTACAGCGAAAAATGCATCCATTCCACTCCCGAACATGTACTTTTATACCTGTATTCCGGTGAACAAATCATCGAAGACAGAGGTGAAAAAATAATTATTAAAGCAGGTGAATGTGCTTTTATCCGCAGAGATCACCGTCTTACAATGTACAAAAACAGCGTTGGAGAAGAACTTTACAAAGGAATATCACTTACGTTCAGCAGAAATACTCTGCGTGAATTTTACAGTACAATGAACAGATCTGAAATACCGGATAAGCCTCAGGTTTCTGAAAAAAATGTATTCAAACTGGAAGTCCGGCCGGATATCACCAGCTTGTTTCAGTCGCTGACTCCTTATTTCGAGGGCAATATAAAACCTACCGAAGGTATTGTCCATCTTAAACTTCTTGAAGGAATTTATGTTGCTTTAAACAGTTCCGAATCTCTTTATCCCGTATTATTTGATTTTACAGAGCCCTGGAAAGTAGATATTCTGGGATTTCTTAATGAAAACTATGCAGATGATCTTACTATGGAGCAGATTGCTTCCTATACAGGAAGAAGTCTCGCCACATTTAAAAGGGATTTTAAGAAAATAAGTAGCCTGACTCCTCAGAAATGGCTCATTAAAAAACGTCTTGAAGCCGCTTATTTTAAGTTAAAAGAAGAAAAGAAAAAAGTAGGGGACGTATATATTGAAGTAGGATTTAAAAATCCTTCTCATTTTTCTACGGCCTTTAAAAAAGAGTACGGATTTTCTCCCACCGAAATATAA
- a CDS encoding helix-turn-helix domain-containing protein — MNFEEFKNCGLRRSLDILSGKWKPLILQNLFEEDQVRFVELWRKMPRVSKKVLSEQLKQMEENHIIQRIEVYNFPPEVYYKLTDKARKLGPILDQLHAWGNDLDS, encoded by the coding sequence ATGAATTTTGAAGAATTTAAAAACTGCGGGCTCAGACGAAGCCTGGACATTCTTTCCGGAAAATGGAAACCGCTGATTCTTCAGAATCTTTTTGAGGAAGACCAAGTAAGATTTGTGGAATTGTGGCGTAAAATGCCTCGAGTTTCAAAAAAGGTGCTTTCGGAGCAGCTGAAACAAATGGAGGAAAATCATATCATTCAACGCATTGAAGTTTACAATTTTCCTCCTGAAGTTTATTATAAATTGACGGATAAAGCCCGGAAGTTAGGTCCTATCCTTGATCAGCTGCATGCTTGGGGCAACGATCTTGATTCTTAA
- a CDS encoding MFS transporter encodes MKTETRKNASYVLMLINVLVIILVSSNLRSPIISVSPVLGDISKALKLDSFQVSLLTSIPLFMFATCSVLVSRFSHRFSISKFLMYSLIILSFGLFLRITGSIWMLFAGSVFIGLGICIGNVVTPGYIKNNFPKQIGLMTGIFAVSMNLTAALASGFSVRIGEWTGFGWRGSLGIWLVIAGLGLFVLVLELIFNKKNKGKAKAALSVSDFNMFKSAQAWNISIFMGLQSLFYYCMMAWLPSFLTDSNMQGENTGWVLFVIQITMIPIAFCAPIIAGKMKDQRILIVLICSFMFASTMMFVWLQSQWIYANAVIIGISNGLSFSLSILFFSTRTKNSANAVKVSGMAQSVGYLIAAFGPPVFGKLHDWDISWKSSFYFLSFAVILMFFFGMKAARNKCVED; translated from the coding sequence ATGAAGACTGAAACAAGAAAAAATGCTTCCTATGTTCTAATGCTGATTAATGTACTGGTCATTATTTTGGTATCCAGCAATCTGAGATCTCCTATTATTTCCGTTTCTCCTGTTTTGGGTGATATAAGTAAAGCTTTGAAACTGGATAGTTTTCAGGTGAGCCTGCTTACTTCTATTCCACTTTTTATGTTTGCGACCTGTTCGGTATTGGTCAGCAGGTTCTCACATCGATTCAGCATCAGCAAATTTCTGATGTATTCCCTGATTATTTTAAGCTTTGGGCTGTTTCTGAGAATTACAGGTTCTATCTGGATGCTCTTTGCAGGCTCGGTTTTCATTGGATTGGGGATCTGCATCGGTAATGTAGTTACACCTGGATATATTAAGAATAACTTTCCAAAACAGATAGGCCTGATGACCGGAATCTTTGCGGTTTCTATGAATCTTACCGCGGCACTGGCTTCAGGTTTCAGTGTAAGAATCGGCGAATGGACAGGTTTCGGATGGCGTGGGTCATTGGGAATCTGGCTGGTAATTGCCGGTCTGGGACTTTTTGTCCTGGTTTTGGAACTGATTTTCAATAAAAAAAATAAAGGCAAGGCAAAAGCTGCATTAAGCGTTTCTGATTTTAATATGTTTAAATCTGCACAGGCATGGAACATCAGTATATTTATGGGGCTGCAATCTTTGTTTTATTACTGTATGATGGCATGGCTACCTTCATTCCTTACGGATTCCAATATGCAGGGCGAAAATACCGGATGGGTACTTTTTGTAATTCAGATCACGATGATTCCTATTGCTTTCTGTGCGCCGATTATTGCCGGAAAAATGAAAGATCAACGAATCTTGATTGTTCTTATCTGTAGCTTCATGTTTGCGAGTACCATGATGTTTGTATGGCTGCAGTCTCAATGGATCTACGCAAATGCTGTGATCATCGGTATTTCTAACGGGCTGTCTTTCAGCTTGTCTATACTTTTCTTTTCCACAAGAACAAAAAACAGCGCCAATGCCGTGAAAGTATCCGGCATGGCACAGTCGGTAGGATATCTGATTGCAGCATTTGGCCCCCCGGTCTTTGGAAAGCTGCATGATTGGGATATTTCGTGGAAAAGTTCTTTTTATTTTTTAAGTTTTGCCGTAATCCTGATGTTCTTTTTTGGAATGAAGGCGGCCAGAAATAAATGTGTTGAAGATTAA
- a CDS encoding Crp/Fnr family transcriptional regulator, whose product MMPMIINEELLISSRGELIDYVVNDVIFKEGDQPKYYFQIKTGTVKINNYHEDGREIIHSVPFDGHCLGESSLFIDKAYPVNAIAMTSCTIIRLEKNNFLELISDSPELLLKLYRYTSERMYFRYVMMNNISASNPGTKIKRVMECLKAYNQYTIPYSYQFPFTRQQLASLTGLCVETVIRVVKKMEKEKMVKIENGKIFY is encoded by the coding sequence ATGATGCCTATGATAATCAATGAAGAACTTTTAATTTCCTCACGAGGAGAACTGATCGATTACGTTGTGAACGATGTTATTTTTAAAGAAGGAGATCAGCCTAAATATTATTTTCAGATCAAAACCGGAACAGTGAAAATTAATAATTATCATGAAGACGGCCGCGAAATTATTCACAGTGTGCCGTTTGACGGACACTGCCTTGGAGAAAGTTCTTTATTCATTGATAAAGCTTATCCTGTTAATGCCATAGCTATGACAAGCTGTACCATCATAAGGCTGGAAAAGAATAATTTTTTGGAACTGATCTCCGATTCGCCAGAACTTCTTTTAAAACTGTACCGCTATACTTCAGAAAGAATGTATTTCAGGTATGTTATGATGAACAATATTTCCGCTTCTAATCCGGGAACTAAAATAAAACGTGTGATGGAATGCTTGAAAGCTTATAACCAATACACGATCCCATATTCTTACCAGTTCCCATTTACAAGACAGCAGCTGGCTTCCCTTACCGGTCTGTGTGTAGAAACTGTGATCAGAGTTGTCAAAAAAATGGAAAAAGAAAAAATGGTGAAAATAGAGAATGGCAAAATATTTTACTGA
- a CDS encoding MBL fold metallo-hydrolase, whose product MKIELWRNATLLLQIGGKNILIDPMLGEKGSLGKFPMTDNELLNPLVDLPFSEEELKDKLSKIDAVAVTHLHPDHWDGKAIELLDKNIPVICPEIISDQIAQSGFKNIISIKDSIIWKNISISITEGQHGTGEIGEKMGKVNGFVFKTEDKTLYIVGDSIWYDKIAAEIDQHKPQHIVVAGGAATFAVGDPIIMTSEDIIKLCEYAPDASVLVTHLEAVSHCKENREFIQNRINENGMKNRCLVLQDGMEYSL is encoded by the coding sequence ATGAAAATAGAATTATGGCGCAATGCCACATTACTGCTCCAGATCGGAGGAAAAAATATTTTAATTGATCCCATGCTTGGAGAAAAAGGTTCTTTGGGGAAATTTCCGATGACGGATAACGAATTATTGAACCCATTAGTTGATCTTCCATTCAGTGAAGAAGAACTGAAGGATAAGCTGTCCAAAATTGATGCAGTAGCAGTAACTCATCTTCATCCTGATCATTGGGACGGAAAAGCTATTGAACTTTTAGATAAAAATATTCCCGTGATCTGTCCTGAGATTATTTCGGACCAGATTGCGCAATCCGGTTTTAAGAATATAATTTCTATCAAAGACAGCATCATTTGGAAAAACATAAGCATTTCCATTACAGAAGGACAGCACGGAACCGGTGAAATAGGGGAGAAAATGGGCAAGGTAAACGGATTTGTCTTTAAAACAGAGGATAAAACCCTCTATATTGTTGGCGACAGCATCTGGTATGACAAAATTGCGGCAGAAATCGATCAGCACAAGCCACAGCATATTGTTGTAGCCGGAGGTGCAGCCACTTTTGCTGTGGGAGACCCTATTATTATGACGAGTGAAGACATCATTAAACTTTGTGAATATGCACCTGATGCCTCTGTTCTGGTCACCCATCTTGAAGCAGTTAGTCACTGCAAAGAAAACCGTGAATTTATTCAGAATAGAATCAATGAAAACGGTATGAAAAACAGATGTTTAGTTCTTCAGGACGGTATGGAATATTCTTTATAA
- a CDS encoding alpha/beta hydrolase: MKKSITAALVFLLFLGETSAQNQNQQPKKSEMKLISTEQYTTFKVRSNIGVYQVTFKNQYNMDVVGHLFIPENFSQTEKHPAIVVGHPMGAVKEQSADVYASKMAEKGFITLAIDLSFWGESEGKPRNAVAPELYAEDFSAAVDFLGTRAFIDRNRIGILGICGSGSFVISAAKIDPRMKAIATVSMYDMGAANRNALNHLQTLDQRKKIIAEAAEQRYIEFNGGETKYTSGTVHQLDKNTHPVQREFYDFYRTPRGEYTPKGSSPELTTHPTLSSNTKFMNFYPFNDIETISPRPMLFITGDQAHSKEFSEEAYRLAAEPKELYYVPKAGHVDLYDKTDLIPFEKLSIFFQKNL, translated from the coding sequence ATGAAAAAATCAATAACAGCAGCACTGGTCTTTCTTCTGTTTTTAGGAGAAACATCTGCACAAAACCAGAATCAACAACCAAAAAAATCTGAAATGAAACTGATCAGCACAGAACAATACACCACTTTTAAAGTCAGAAGCAATATTGGAGTCTATCAGGTTACCTTCAAAAATCAGTATAATATGGATGTTGTCGGGCACCTTTTCATTCCTGAAAACTTCAGTCAGACTGAAAAACATCCTGCTATAGTTGTAGGCCATCCAATGGGTGCCGTAAAAGAACAGAGTGCAGATGTTTATGCCTCCAAAATGGCAGAAAAAGGTTTCATCACCTTAGCCATCGACCTTTCTTTCTGGGGCGAAAGTGAAGGAAAACCTAGAAATGCAGTAGCTCCTGAACTCTATGCAGAAGATTTTAGTGCCGCCGTTGATTTCCTTGGAACCCGGGCTTTTATTGACCGAAACAGAATCGGCATTCTGGGAATCTGCGGAAGCGGAAGCTTTGTAATCAGTGCAGCCAAAATTGATCCGCGGATGAAAGCTATAGCAACGGTAAGTATGTATGACATGGGAGCTGCCAACCGAAATGCACTCAATCACTTGCAGACCCTTGACCAGCGTAAGAAGATTATTGCTGAAGCTGCAGAACAGCGATATATAGAATTTAATGGCGGAGAAACTAAATACACAAGCGGAACTGTTCATCAGCTGGATAAAAACACCCATCCGGTCCAACGGGAGTTTTATGATTTCTACAGAACTCCCAGAGGCGAATATACACCCAAAGGAAGTTCACCGGAATTGACTACCCATCCAACTCTGAGCAGTAACACCAAGTTTATGAATTTCTATCCTTTTAATGATATTGAAACCATTTCTCCCAGACCCATGCTCTTCATTACCGGAGATCAGGCTCATTCTAAAGAATTCAGCGAAGAAGCTTACCGACTTGCTGCTGAGCCTAAAGAACTGTATTACGTACCGAAAGCAGGGCATGTAGATCTTTATGATAAAACAGATTTAATTCCTTTTGAAAAACTGAGCATCTTTTTTCAAAAAAATCTTTAA
- a CDS encoding mannan-binding lectin — translation MSKFKINIVAGPLWSNDEAQKIGGRIAAAHLGKFTGQWSTIVEGQMSVIEVEYDTEPSGSTEYTMDVLAGPIWSNEDAKEICPSICASYGGTWNGQWTTVVEGKMSVCGCVFKF, via the coding sequence ATGTCAAAATTCAAAATCAACATCGTTGCAGGTCCGCTTTGGAGCAACGACGAAGCACAAAAAATCGGAGGTCGCATTGCAGCGGCACATTTAGGAAAATTCACCGGACAATGGAGCACTATTGTCGAAGGTCAGATGAGCGTTATCGAAGTTGAATACGATACAGAACCATCGGGAAGTACAGAATATACAATGGACGTTTTAGCGGGACCGATCTGGAGCAACGAGGATGCGAAAGAAATCTGCCCTTCCATCTGCGCTTCTTACGGAGGTACATGGAACGGACAATGGACTACCGTTGTGGAAGGCAAAATGAGCGTTTGCGGTTGTGTATTTAAATTTTAA
- a CDS encoding DUF421 domain-containing protein: protein MLSLFLLELNWKELLMGHEEWSFLLEIILRTAIMFLTIIAGLRILGKRGVKQLSIFELVVIIGLGSAAGDPMFNKDVGIVSSILVFIVIILLYTIITIFIAKSKNFEKLVEGSSACLIREGEFAIDNFKKENLGSDEFFAELRLKGVSQLGQIETAIVESSGEISIFYFEDEKVKYGLPIMPESLEDSLKMAEKEAYYSCIFCGYTELKTKGNTEKCPKCRKDEWVEASNKRRVT, encoded by the coding sequence ATGCTATCCTTATTTCTCTTAGAGCTCAACTGGAAAGAATTACTAATGGGGCATGAAGAATGGTCTTTTCTTTTAGAAATTATTCTCAGGACGGCTATTATGTTTTTGACAATCATCGCCGGGCTGAGAATTTTAGGTAAAAGAGGGGTTAAACAGCTATCCATTTTTGAACTTGTTGTTATTATCGGTTTAGGCTCTGCGGCAGGTGATCCTATGTTTAACAAAGATGTGGGAATTGTCTCTTCAATCCTGGTTTTTATCGTTATTATTCTGTTATACACGATCATTACAATTTTTATCGCCAAAAGCAAAAATTTTGAAAAGCTGGTGGAAGGCTCTTCTGCCTGCCTGATTCGTGAAGGAGAATTTGCCATTGACAATTTCAAAAAAGAAAACTTAGGCAGCGATGAATTCTTTGCTGAATTAAGATTAAAAGGAGTTTCCCAATTGGGTCAGATCGAAACAGCTATTGTAGAAAGCTCAGGGGAAATCAGTATATTTTATTTTGAAGATGAAAAAGTGAAATATGGTCTTCCCATCATGCCGGAATCATTAGAAGATTCATTAAAAATGGCTGAAAAAGAAGCTTATTATTCCTGCATATTCTGTGGCTATACCGAATTGAAAACCAAGGGAAATACAGAAAAATGTCCCAAATGCCGGAAAGATGAGTGGGTGGAGGCCAGCAACAAAAGAAGGGTAACCTAA
- a CDS encoding sugar O-acetyltransferase — translation MSKDILERLKAGEPIRVNDPEYSKINEIVETTLKLSRKLNNSETTSEVRELLSKITDNAIDESTTVFPPFYTNFGKFISIGKNVFINHACSFLDMGGITIEDEVLIGPKVNLITENHPLDPEDRRALVTKPILIKKRAWIGAGATILPGVTVGENSVIAAGAVVSKDVPDHTVVGGIPAKIIKTIS, via the coding sequence ATGAGCAAAGATATATTAGAGAGATTAAAAGCAGGTGAACCTATTCGTGTTAATGATCCGGAGTATTCTAAAATTAATGAAATTGTAGAAACAACTTTAAAGCTTTCCCGGAAGCTCAATAATTCTGAAACTACAAGTGAAGTTCGGGAACTTCTCAGCAAAATAACCGATAACGCCATAGATGAAAGTACAACAGTATTTCCTCCTTTCTATACCAATTTCGGAAAATTCATTAGCATTGGAAAAAATGTTTTTATCAACCACGCCTGTTCCTTTCTGGATATGGGTGGAATTACCATTGAAGATGAAGTTCTGATTGGCCCCAAAGTAAACCTTATTACAGAAAATCATCCACTGGATCCTGAAGACAGACGGGCATTGGTAACAAAACCTATCCTCATCAAAAAAAGAGCCTGGATAGGTGCCGGAGCTACCATTCTTCCAGGAGTAACCGTCGGTGAGAATTCTGTAATAGCGGCCGGAGCTGTAGTTTCAAAAGACGTTCCTGATCATACCGTAGTAGGAGGAATTCCTGCCAAAATTATTAAAACCATTTCTTAA
- a CDS encoding AraC family transcriptional regulator has translation MNPNNVIDIDSLNKPYFVWFEENWRHDDILHSHEKGQLVYVESGFQYITVDGKIYLLPQNHAAWIPPGAVHKTNSHSEKIKLMIMFAEVNSVFHHELHVFSVPSVLKEMIKYAERWSKSLENNPDEMLFLKALFNELPHFVEHSLKLHISLPEDKRLAEPIGYLHNHYQEDIKIEELSEISLLSLRTLERIFKKETGMTLNKYQQILRIIKSLELLSSGDLTISETAYQVGYKSVQAFTRSFQSVMQAKPTDFIKTTR, from the coding sequence ATGAATCCTAACAACGTAATTGATATTGACAGTCTGAATAAGCCTTACTTTGTTTGGTTTGAAGAAAACTGGCGGCATGATGACATTCTTCACAGCCACGAAAAAGGTCAGTTGGTCTATGTGGAAAGCGGTTTTCAATACATTACAGTTGACGGAAAGATCTATCTGCTGCCACAAAACCATGCAGCCTGGATTCCTCCGGGTGCGGTGCATAAGACTAATTCGCATTCTGAAAAAATTAAATTGATGATTATGTTTGCTGAAGTGAACAGTGTTTTTCATCATGAGCTCCATGTTTTTTCAGTTCCTTCCGTTTTAAAGGAAATGATAAAATATGCAGAAAGATGGTCGAAAAGTCTGGAAAACAACCCTGATGAAATGCTTTTTCTAAAAGCACTCTTCAATGAGCTTCCCCATTTTGTAGAGCATTCCCTGAAGCTTCATATCAGTCTTCCTGAAGACAAACGACTCGCAGAACCGATTGGGTATCTCCACAACCATTATCAGGAAGATATTAAAATAGAAGAGCTGAGTGAAATTTCCCTTCTTTCTCTGAGGACCCTTGAACGTATTTTTAAAAAAGAAACAGGAATGACCCTGAATAAATACCAGCAGATCCTGAGGATCATTAAAAGTCTGGAGCTGCTGAGTTCCGGGGACCTTACCATTTCAGAAACAGCCTACCAAGTGGGATATAAAAGTGTGCAGGCCTTTACAAGAAGCTTCCAGTCGGTCATGCAGGCTAAGCCTACAGACTTTATAAAAACGACCCGGTAA